In Microvenator marinus, one genomic interval encodes:
- the pyk gene encoding pyruvate kinase, with the protein MRRTKIVCTLGPASTSEDMIAELILAGMNVARLNFSHGTHDIHARVFEDIRRISAELRKPVAILQDLQGPKIRVGKFEEGQIELVDGADFTISVDDFVGNQERVSTTYKELHRDVKAGDILLLDDGLLQLRVAGVHGPEVHCVVEIGGTLKNNKGINIPGAAVSAPSLTPKDEEDLSFGLDLGVDFVALSFVRSPLDIHQLRARMPEKRHPKIISKIEKPQAIDVLEDIISVSDGIMVARGDLGVELPPQKVPIIQKRAIRIANSMGRISITATQMLESMTENSRPTRAEASDVANAVLDGTDAVMLSGETASGKYPVQSVRMMADIINEVESHGHAKLELDASEHLKTFPAAVARSAAVAAHELDVKGIVVLTLTGSTARLLMTYRPNKPIFACTPDEKLARQMALYWGVAPHHIELDLSADTDGDQQYTSENAIQRIEEVLKQNHEVTTGDEVIVVMGSPVRPHAETNLIKFHRVG; encoded by the coding sequence ATGAGACGCACCAAAATTGTATGCACACTCGGCCCAGCCTCTACCTCCGAAGACATGATCGCGGAGCTGATTTTGGCTGGTATGAATGTCGCTCGCCTGAATTTCTCGCACGGAACCCACGATATCCACGCTCGCGTATTTGAAGATATTCGCAGGATTTCGGCGGAACTCAGAAAACCCGTGGCGATTCTTCAAGACTTGCAGGGGCCTAAAATCCGCGTTGGCAAGTTTGAGGAGGGGCAGATCGAGCTCGTTGATGGCGCTGATTTCACAATCTCAGTGGACGATTTCGTCGGGAACCAGGAACGCGTCTCGACCACATACAAAGAGCTCCATCGGGATGTCAAAGCGGGTGATATTCTCCTGCTTGATGACGGTCTGCTCCAACTCCGTGTCGCCGGTGTTCACGGACCCGAAGTCCATTGTGTCGTAGAGATCGGTGGAACGCTCAAGAACAATAAGGGCATCAACATTCCTGGTGCAGCCGTCTCGGCGCCCAGTTTGACGCCAAAGGACGAAGAGGACTTGAGCTTTGGTCTCGACCTTGGAGTCGACTTTGTAGCTCTGAGTTTTGTGAGGTCGCCGCTCGACATTCACCAACTCCGGGCCCGGATGCCGGAGAAGCGGCACCCGAAGATCATTTCAAAGATCGAGAAACCTCAAGCGATCGATGTTCTCGAGGACATCATTTCGGTTTCGGATGGGATCATGGTCGCTCGCGGGGACTTGGGCGTTGAGCTTCCTCCTCAAAAGGTGCCGATCATTCAGAAACGCGCGATTCGGATTGCGAATTCAATGGGTAGGATATCCATCACAGCGACGCAGATGCTCGAATCGATGACGGAAAACTCCAGACCCACCCGTGCTGAAGCTTCAGACGTTGCGAACGCCGTTCTCGATGGGACCGACGCTGTCATGCTTTCCGGCGAGACCGCGTCAGGCAAGTATCCAGTTCAGTCGGTACGCATGATGGCTGATATCATCAACGAAGTTGAGTCCCACGGGCACGCGAAACTCGAACTCGACGCATCGGAGCACTTGAAGACGTTCCCAGCTGCTGTGGCACGCTCCGCCGCGGTCGCTGCGCACGAACTGGACGTCAAAGGGATCGTCGTGCTTACGCTCACGGGGTCTACTGCTCGACTTTTGATGACCTACAGGCCTAACAAGCCAATCTTCGCGTGTACGCCTGATGAGAAGCTCGCCCGTCAAATGGCTCTTTACTGGGGAGTCGCACCGCACCATATCGAGCTCGATCTCTCAGCGGACACGGACGGCGACCAGCAGTACACATCGGAAAACGCGATTCAGCGAATTGAAGAGGTTCTCAAACAGAATCACGAAGTGACGACTGGCGACGAAGTGATCGTGGTGATGGGCTCGCCTGTGCGCCCGCACGCAGAGACTAATCTGATTAAGTTCCACCGCGTCGGTTAG